A window of Cryptomeria japonica chromosome 3, Sugi_1.0, whole genome shotgun sequence contains these coding sequences:
- the LOC131035564 gene encoding putative vesicle-associated membrane protein 726: MGSSPKSLQMQNLVYYSCVSRATTILAEHSEGDLELEELATQCLEKIPPLHSRFTHTTRKKMFNFLMDGPFVYFAIVDEALGKSKAFSFLENVRDEFKKLLKAKGNCSDGLLFSSCCFRDEFGPVYKKLVSPLVGVPQIEKDRILEEEMAAPATQSGIITHQSPQVFSSPTDASMPLYDNAHVGGDSNNRPLLGGHEKKKNANKKKNKDHVTEIRDIVMENSGKALDINKGNSNRVEIVMDGNRSGGALPTPLSLQKSASFRSKGQQVAQRMWWRNVRLVLFIDVVVCAILFGVWLGICNGFKCISE, translated from the coding sequence ATGGGGTCCTCTCCCAAGTCCCTGCAAATGCAAAATTTGGTGTATTATTCATGCGTATCGAGGGCTACCACGATTTTAGCGGAGCACAGCGAAGGCGATTTGGAGTTAGAGGAGTTAGCTACTCAATGCCTAGAAAAAATCCCTCCTTTGCACAGCCGATTTACTCACACAACCAGGAAAAAAATGTTTAATTTTTTGATGGACGGCCCTTTTGTTTACTTTGCCATTGTTGACGAGGCCCTGGGAAAATCTAAGGCTTTTTCATTCCTGGAGAACGTCAGGGACGAGTTTAAAAAGCTATTGAAGGCTAAGGGCAACTGCTCCGACGGGTTGTTGTTTAGTTCCTGCTGTTTTAGAGACGAATTTGGACCAGTTTATAAGAAACTGGTAAGCCCTTTGGTGGGTGTTCCACAAATAGAGAAGGATCGGATTTTGGAGGAGGAAATGGCGGCGCCCGCAACCCAATCTGGTATAATAACTCATCAATCGCCCCAGGTATTTAGCTCTCCTACTGATGCTTCTATGCCATTGTATGACAATGCTCATGTTGGCGGTGATTCCAATAATAGGCCATTGTTGGGTGGTCATGAAAAAAAGAAGAATGCCAATAAGAAGAAGAATAAGGATCATGTCACAGAGATTAGGGATATTGTCATGGAAAATAGCGGTAAGGCATTGGATATTAATAAGGGGAATAGTAATAGGGTTGAGATAGTGATGGATGGTAACAGGTCAGGCGGGGCTTTGCCAACACCCCTGTCATTGCAGAAGAGTGCTAGTTTCAGGAGTAAAGGGCAGCAAGTTGCTCAGAGGATGTGGTGGCGCAATGTCAGACTTGTTCTATTTATAGATGTGGTTGTCTGTGCAATTCTTTTTGGGGTTTGGCTTGGCATCTGTAATGGATTCAAATGCATTTCAGAATGA